One genomic segment of uncultured Desulfobacter sp. includes these proteins:
- a CDS encoding ABC transporter permease, whose translation MKWSDTLFPASLTLGILVLWEALVRAMDIPAFILPPPSAIGLCAVTKLPLIWPHALTTALEIVLGIVLALGTSIPLAIFMFARPGIEKGLSPFLVASQAVPVFALAPLLVIWLGYGIWSKVFMAWVIIFFPITVSLLSGLKSCDPDFRRLFTLMGAGFWMKLRLLYWPWALPQFFSGLKVGVTVATIGAVIGEWVGSQKGLGYLMIQSNARLNTDLVFACILWLSAMGLGLWALVGFAEKRMVTWKNN comes from the coding sequence CCTGGGCATACTGGTTTTATGGGAGGCCCTTGTACGGGCCATGGACATTCCAGCATTTATCCTGCCCCCGCCATCGGCCATCGGTCTTTGTGCGGTGACAAAATTGCCTCTGATCTGGCCCCACGCCCTGACCACTGCTCTGGAAATCGTATTGGGCATTGTACTTGCTCTGGGGACATCCATTCCTTTGGCCATATTCATGTTCGCCCGGCCCGGCATTGAAAAAGGCCTGTCCCCGTTTCTGGTGGCATCCCAGGCTGTACCGGTGTTTGCCCTGGCCCCGCTGCTTGTGATCTGGCTGGGGTACGGCATCTGGTCCAAAGTCTTCATGGCCTGGGTCATCATTTTTTTCCCCATTACCGTAAGCCTCTTATCCGGTCTTAAAAGCTGCGACCCTGATTTTCGCAGGCTGTTTACCCTTATGGGGGCTGGCTTCTGGATGAAACTACGCCTATTGTACTGGCCCTGGGCGTTGCCCCAGTTTTTCTCCGGGCTTAAGGTGGGCGTTACCGTGGCCACCATCGGCGCGGTCATCGGCGAATGGGTGGGGTCCCAGAAAGGGCTTGGGTATCTAATGATCCAGTCCAATGCCCGGCTGAATACGGATCTGGTATTTGCCTGCATTCTCTGGCTTTCGGCCATGGGCCTTGGGCTGTGGGCGCTGGTCGGTTTTGCTGAAAAACGAATGGTGACGTGGAAAAACAATTAA